The genomic segment agatcatttataaatatattgaacagtaagggtgcCAAtatggatccctgaggcactcaactgtttacccttttccactgagaaaattgtccatttaatcctactctctgtttcctgtcttttagccagtttgtaatccacgaaaggacatcgccacctatcccatgactttttagttttcgtagaagcctctcatgagggactttgtcaaacgccttctgaaaatccaaatacaccacatctaccggttcacctttatccacatgtttattaaccccttcaaaaaaatagcTTCTTGATCCATTTGGCAACTGATGCCTTGGATGCTGCTTCTCCTGCGAACAATACAAACAGCCTGTCTGCTTTTTACAAATGATTCTTCCACATATCTCAGTAGTGCTCTGCAGCTGTCTAAGAATCTAAGTTCCTTTCTTTTCCCAACACATTCTGACTTCTTAAATCCCCTCAGGGGGAGAGTATGATTTTGAGGTAAAAACCTGacactaccttgggcaaaaaaggagaaattactatttacctgataactCACTGCCTTCCTTAGAGAAAGAAATTATGTGCACTtggcagcagatggagacggagtaaaacTAACTCgctgacatatagccctgccctaacatcagcccaccagtagcTCTAGAAAAGTCAAATTGAGGACAAATTGCTTATACTTGAATATGACTATTAACAGTCAACCATTCATGCCTCCAACCAACcatgaaacactgagctcagccaaaacaTTCATGTCAACTAATCTTAGGGGCTGGTTATATCACGTTCCAGTCCTTCAAACGAATGGACAGAAACAACACTCCTCATTGTCCGCATATAAAACACAAACTAAAAGCAAGTAGGCAGCCCAGCGTGGGTTGTGGCTTGGCCTGTCTTCCttacaggaaaggaaattatcaggtaagtagtaatttttccttcctctgcattcaggaaggctaatccacaccagtgggatgaaCCAAAGCTCCTCccgaaaagggtgggaggctgcctgtggtcctgTCACTGGGGCACGTGTGAAAGCCACGTCCTCCTAAGCCTTAACATCCAAATGAGAATGCTGGGAGAAAGTATGTAAGGAAGACAATGTTGCTGCCTGGCATatctcgatgggagacaacaaccGAAgctcaacctttgcaaatgctgcaaaatgcagctgcccgcattatcaccgacacaagccgccatgatcacatcactccagctcttcagtctttgcactggctacccgtcacttacaggataatttataaatctatgtcgctgatacacaaagccattcaaaacagagaaatgcactggttcacagatcaactacaattcaaaacgtcttcccgcccaacgagattccagaatttagccaaactaaatatcccagcacccaatctgactaaactttctagtacaaaagaacgatctttcatcattgctggatcaacaatatggaacaccatgccctctgaattacgccaggaactctgtcacaaaaaatttaaacaaaaccttaaaacctggctatttaaaaaagcctactatcctGAAGGAGCGAGTAGTCTTCAAGTATCACACCAAATGCTGCTTGATATCCAAGGCATACAGATGATGACAATCACGCTCATTTCTATCCCTGTCCAGCATGGGCAGGGACATAGACCAATTCAAATGAATTCCgaaaccactttcggcaaaaaggaaggtacatCCTAAGCTTTACCACCCCCAGACTCATTCATAGAAATGGTTCACAGCAAGAAAAAGCTCGCAGCTCGGAGGCCCACTGTGCCATACAGATCGCaaccagaaaaactgttttcaaggtgaGCGGCCGCAAAGAGAGACCACATAGTGGCCAAAATGCAGGACCTGCCACATCTCCTTCTAGTTATTGTTTAATGTGGACtgttattgttaagatctttgttccctgtaaaccgatttgatttgtatcatgaaagtcggtataaaaaagccataaataaataaataaaatgcaagaccagattaaggtcccaaagagGCACTGGTAGCTGCAAGGGAGGAAGTAAATGGttgactcccttcaagaacctggacacgtctggatgggaagacaaggACCTATTATTGACCCGCCCCCTGTAGCAAGCGAGAGCGTCTACCTGCACCTTCAGAGTGTTTAAGACCAAGCCTTTAACCAAACCTTCCTCAAAATTTCAATATCAGAGGAATTTCAACTTTAACAGGGTGAGAAACCCGCCCCTCATACCAGCTCGtgaacactctccaaaccctaaCATAAGCTAGAGCTGCAGAAAACTTATTGACCCAGAataaagtggaaatcactgcagaagaacaACCATGCTTCTGTAACCaagccctctcaaaagccaaatcGTAAGACTAAACCAACCCAGATTGTTGTTCAGTATTGGCCCCTGATGCAACAGATTGCTCCTGAGATAACTGTCCACCAGTATCCTCTGAAGATCGGCATACCACGGCCTATGGAGCCAATCCAGAGCCATCAGAAGTACGGTTTCAGTCTGACTCGCAATGTGCTGAATAACCCTGCCTAGCATTGGCCATGGCGGGAAGGTATATAACAGCCTGCTCCGTGGCTGAATCTGAACGAGAGTATCAATTCCCTGCACTCtcggatctcttctgcgactgaagaactgtgGTACCTTCGCATTGTTGGAGCTTGCCATCAAATCCAGATATGGCCGACCCCCAACATCACTATACGTTGAAAGGATTCGACTGCCAACTCTCACTCTCCTGGGCCCACGACCTGTCTGCAACTGTACTAATTTGTCTAACgtcttttgaagtgccttccTTTTTCCTGCCTTGCAGCGTGATAACTGAAAAGCTCTCTCTTAATGGGAATTTCAATGCTGAGACATAACCTCTTCTGTCATTTCTTGTATCGCCAAATAAATCAGAAAAGCCCTAGCAGGTTTCCTCATCCCAGTGAGCATAAGTTTGGGTCCCTTAGGCTGATCCTCATTTAGGTTCAGAATCCAAGAAATCTTCATTATAAGCGCTTCAGCTCTGAATCATCTCACTGCCATATCTTCCTGTGGGCTTTTAGGGTCTCCCTCACTTTCCTCCGATGAGTCCTTTTGGGAAgatccccttttcctccttttgcCTGTCTACAAAGAGAAAGCTTTTAGGCCTCTTGCCTGACTGGACTTCTCGACATTCCCTGCTGGTATCTTCCTCTGCTACCGCTCGGCCTTTCATCTGGCAATAAACTTTGTGCATTGCCAGGATGAACTCTGCAGAGAAATCATCCTCCCCCTGCTGTGGGTCTGCAGCCCTATGGCACCTGCCTCTACTGCCGCTGAGTGCCTGCATCACATGTCCGTTGCGTTTCCCTGCTCAAAAACAACTGGAACTGCAGCAGAGGGTAACATGTGTTGTTTTGTGGGGCCAGGCCCTGCCTCCCTCCTCCAAAGCAGTTCCTGTCTCTGCGCCGTCACAGTTCTTACAGAAGGCACTTGCGATGCTCGGGATCCACCAAGCCCCACAGTTGCTACgcatcctccccctctccataccCTCTCCAGTATGGCAGCTGTGTGCTGATTCAGGCCTGGTTAAGGCCTCCTCTTTCCTGAAACCCCCTCCCCAATTGCTGTggcttctcttaaaaaaaaaaaaaaaaaaaaaaggaagtcagCTTCTGATTGCTCTGGGGAAGGGAAGATCAGCCCTAGGAAGGATTTTTGGCCACCTGGTCCCCCATCCAGATTGGCTTCTCTAGGAGAAATCAATCTTAGATCTTAGAGAAAATAGTTGGCTCAGAGCCATTGCctatctgctggaggcagagactgCTGACTCCTTCCCTGCTGTACCAGCCTATGCAGCAGCGTGACAGAGAGAAATCTAGCACACTGCCTCTATCTGCTGCTAGGAGGGGCAAATTCCATTGGTGTAGACTGGTTTTGAAGTGTGACTGATAAAATGACCAATGGATTTTAAACTTAATGCCCTGAATGAAAGATTGTGGACTATCTTAGCTCTTTAAACAAAATTCAGTTTTACAACCGGTGGAGGATATTGACCTGTTTCTGCTTTATTTGATGTACTGAGGTAGTGACAGAACTAGAAGCAAGCCTTTACCAAAAAAGGTGACCAGGTACAGGCCAAACATTagctgaaaaaaagaaattacaaaaatGAGACATCATTCCCTATCACCCCTGTCCCCCACCCCTTAGGCCGTGGCTACACGTCCTCCCCTCCAGTGCTACACGTGGTCTCACCCTTGGGCTGAGTTAGGATTTGTTGGAGCTCTGCTGGTAAGGAAGCAAGGTGAACCCCAGCCCTTACCCCATTCTCTTGATCCATGCCATGTTTGACCTAAAAGGGGAAACTTGCTTAAATGTATGCAGTCATTTCTTCTTTCATATCGCCACCTACTGCAGATAGGAGATTCCCTCTTCCAAAACAATCCCTCTACTGGAGCAGCAGACAGGAGTTCTTCTATACTAAGTGCATCACTGCCCCCGTACCAGGAGCCTCAAATGTTACACTTTACCCAAAATGCACCCATATATTATACCTGTATGTGCTAGAAtcaagaaaggaggagcagatcCAGGCTGTAGCTACTATCTGCTATAAAATTTCAAGCCTTTGCCTCTTGATGTGGATCTGCTACATCTGAGACTTCGGTGCCAGAGAAAAATGAATGAGCCAAACCATTTAATGTGCCATTGTAAAATGTACACCCTCTGTTGTAGAGATTAGAAACTATGCATGGTTGCATGGGGTCCCTCTGCTTTGCTGAAATGCCATATGTTCCAGTTGTTCCTTTCCTTCCTCCAAATGATTCTCCTATCCTGACTGCTCCAATAACTCATCATTTACGTACCTGAGGCGTCGGTGACGTGCAGGGGGCTATTAAATGCCTGCAGAAACTGAGTTGGTGTCATCAAGTCTTGGGCTTTGCATAAGTACTGAATTACATCTTCCCGCACAAGAAGGTCTGGGATGATGGCATGTAGATTCTCCCCAGGGCCCTGCCTCCCCATCTAGGAAAAAGAGAGCAGAATAAGTGATGACACATGCAGCTCATCGTTTCAGTAGTGCCTGGGGTATCAATGCCCTTTGCAGCCTCTGTCTCAAACTGTACAGACAGATTCTACTATTGTTCTAAGGCTATAAATGCCACCATAACATGTCCTCATAACATCTTCACATCTGCAGACATTTGTAAGGACAGACTGCTGTGACATCACTCGACAGAATCAGTAGTAATCTAGCTGCTTTATTATCACAACACTTCTGCAATTTATTCTGTGAAATGTACAAGTACATGCCCCTTTACTGACTGAAAACTGTCAGCTAggtcagagcttcccaaacctgtcctggggtcccCAGAGCCAgctgggatttcaggatatccacaaggaatatgcatgagataaatgtgcataacATGGAGACTCAGCctgtgcaaatttatctcattgtAGCTATCCTGAAATCCCAGCTGGCTGTGCAGTCCCTaggccaggtttgggaagccccgcTCTAAGGTCTCATTCCTGTTTAACAGTTGCCAGTTATTGTCCTGCTACATAATGTGACCAATTCTTTACATCTAAGATGCATTATTTTACACTTTTCTGTATTGCAGCACATCTTTCAAAACATAacaaaattattccttacctgctaattttcgttcctgtagtaccacggatcagtccagacaatgtcccccttccagcagatggagtcagagcaaaactgGAAGGGCTCCCCTATAGAAGCAGGAGCACCCTCTGCGTGCCTTCAGTATTCAGAATATCAGAGCACAGATAAACAGTGGATGGATCAAGTAAACCAGAACTGAACAATAAGAACAGCGGTAACAAAACTGAGAGAAAACTGCTAACACCagaaaacttgcaaaaagaacCATTTACCAGTCACAGCAGTATTGTATTATTGTGCGTACCACAGTTCAAACAATCCCAAAAGATCCCAGATAATcacagggagggcgtctggactgatccgtggtactacaggaacgaaaattagcaggtaaggaataattttcctttccctgtacatacccggatcagtccagacagtgggatgtaccaaagcttccctacatagaGTGGACcccggaaagccctgctcgaatgacttgAGCGCCAAAAGAGCTAAACTCCGGTGCCGGCAGATTCAAGCGATAGTGCCACGCAAAGGTGTGTAACAATTTCCAGTTGGCTgcacggcagatttcctgtgAAGACACCGATTGGCGTCCTGCTCAGGTAGTGGCATGAGCtcggagagaatgagccttaagtccTACCGGAGGTGGCTGACCTATTTATGCCGAGGAgattgcttccttcaaccagcaagCAGTGGGAGTTTTAGAAGCCTTGCTGCCCTTGTTAGGACCGCTCTAGAAGACGAAGAGATGATGCGACAAGCGGAAGTCATTAGTcgcctctagatagcgaagaaggaCACATTTGACATCCAGGTGGCGAAGCTCTCTGGAGTCTTCATGCGAAAAGGAtccgaaaccacctttggtagaaaagacGGAACTGTGGTCAAGGATACCCCGGAATCCGTGAAACGGAGGTAGGGCtccctacaggaaagagcctgtAGCTTCGAAattctgcgagcagaagtgatgGATACCAGGAAGACAGTCTTGAGCGTCAAATCCTTGAGCATAGCACACTTCAGCGGTTCGAAAGGAGGCCCGCGgaggaccaaattgagactccaagAGGGGCACCACCCGTGACCGGGATTGTTGTGCGTTTAGTGACCACTGTTACCGACGCGACCACTTTGGGCACCTTGAGGAGCTCTAGGTATTCTtcagggaggggatagagcttgtctATGGCTCTGCCCATGCTGAGGGTGACAtcaggggtatcccactccctggacAACAATTGGAGCATCtcatggaaaggaaaagtctATGCAGGGGGATGCAGCCCTGCCAGGTCAGGATCCCCCTTCTTAGCCGTCATGCTAGCCCTCGGAGTGGCCACTGGGGCATCAATATCTAATTCTCTCAGAACATGAGGAATTAGAGGGTCCAGTTCTTCACTTTGAAAAGATGCAGGACTCTAGGGTCATCTCCTTCGACCTGCATATGAACTGTCTGATCATCCAAGTCAGGGTCCGTTAATGTAGTCAGCAAAGGGTCCTGGGGCGTCGGGGCTGAAACCATCCGGATCCTGGAGGATCCCGGGGTGGCCCCTACCCCTGCGCTATCACTGGGTAGCTCCAGTCTACTCTGTTTTGCAGGGGGCGGTCCGGAGACtgactcctgctgctggcccAGCCTTGCTAAGCAAGCACTGTGGAGCAGGAGCACAAAATCTGTAGAGAACggtctggggggaggggttggacccTCAGGAGGGGAGTCGGGAGGGGCTCCCTCTGAGTTCCCCGAAGTTGTAGTGAGGTCTGGAGGGTCCATGGGGGTTAGGAGAGATGGCAACGGCGAGAATCCGATGTCAGGAACGCCAGTGGGCTGCGCTGGGGCAGCCGgctcaggaaacaaaatggccgccgttcccgtgcTAGACGGGAACGGGGTCAGCCCTCCCGGAATACGGCGCGCCTGTGAATGTGCTGCAGAACGGGTAAGTGGACTTGAGGGACCCTCCCCGCCGGGGAGGCACCTGGAGCAAAGGCCTTCCCTGGAGAGCCGGGGACCCCAGGgcatggggggaggaggaagcagcccgATCAACAGAGATTAGAGCGAGAATGAACCTCCGCTCAAAAAGCCAACGACTACAAATCCCTCTTAGAAAAACTCCGTTgagaaacttttcttttttttttttttttttgagcagagGAATGTCGCTTCTCTGCTAGCGCTGCCCTGAGGCAAACGGCTTCTCAGGGCAGTGTGTTGTTGGACGGAGGGGGAGTGGTTGGACCAACAACTATCACTCCTGAGATAACAAAACACACTCAGACCTGAGAAGAAATAAGACAGAACTTACCCCACATGCAAGAACAAGTTTCCTCAGTGCCCCTGCACTGAGCACTTTAACTGCCGAGGAATTTACTTtttactcttttctttttttttaaattaaacttgatCCATCCATAGACAAGAACAAGAGCCAGTAAAGGAAAGAAAGCTAATGTTCTAAGcataaaaagagaaaagggaaaaccGCAGGCGAAAACcactctcaatctgctggagtcagaggaatactgAAGGCACGCAGAGGGTGCTCCTGCTTATATAGGGGAGCCCTTcgagttttgctctgactccatctactggaagggggacataacccactgtctggactgatccgggtacgtacagggaattaccATTTTTCCAGCTTTTTCAAGTTCTTTTCATACGTTGCATCCCCTCCAGCTATTTCAGTTGTTAGAGatattagtatcatctgcaagtggcacactgggttatgtacattGTCAGTgagactttctctgtctccatctgctggcagggaggcaaaacccagggaATTCAGAACTTATCTAAAACTCAAAGAATTGCATCAAAAACAATAGTAGCCAAAAGGTCAAGCAGGTCTCAGAGCACATGAACTGAGTAAATCAAATGGTAGCAGAAGCTGATAGAAACATGAATGAGGTCACGCGTAGAATGAATGACTGCAATCACATGTCTAAATCAAAAGCTTCTCTTTAGGCAGAGCCGAATTTAAGATAACGGCATAAGGCAAGgagttccctccttccccttcccctggaAAGCAGAGAATAGTAGAGAGAGTCCCAATTTTTGGGCACATTCAGAATTTGGCATCCAAGGCATGTGCTTTTGTTGCCTATCCCTAAATCCGGCCCTGTCTTTAGCTAGGGATGatgtctccaaaaaaaaaaaaaaaccacgtgaTTGAAATCTTATATTCTTAGCCAGTAAGAAACTGTAAATAGAGTTATTTGATTCATTAAACATCTAAAAAGGGGGCATCATCTATCATACAAATCAAATTATCATCATTGAACATGTATGAATTTTAGAAAtgcaaactaaataaataaatatcacaaaacaCACATTTGATTAGTCATCTTGGAGAtaacaaaaattaataaatactGTGTCCACCAATAGATGATTTAACATATCAAAAAATAATACATCAAAAGAGAGTGAGCAAAACAGCCCAATTAATTTCCTGGGGAGACAGAGACTGTAATTCAAAATTGTTCTGTATTCTAATTTTTCACCACTCACTTCTGGTATCATCTTACATAACAGGTGATGAAGACACTGGAAAACGTATGTCCCCTATATCCATTGGCTAGTAAGTGGTGCAAACCTGTGCATCTGGAGAGGTCTAGCAGGCTGATAAGGAAGTTTTCAATGCATAACTGCAGTTTTGAAGACCCTCTGACAGGCTGTAGTAGACATCCGATCTGTTCTCTGTACCTTACCTTGGGCATCTTTGCGAAGTACACTGCCATTCTGAGCAAGAGAGTGAGGCACTCACTAAGCACCGTCTCCAGTGACTGCTCGTGGGTCGTGTCCTCCAGATACAGCATGGGAACATTTATAATTCGGAATGACCACTGTGAGAAGAGTCGGGCTGAGATGTTGTGCGAAATTACCAGAATCTTTATATCCTGTAGTAGAGAACTGAATGAGAGAAAGGCAGCTTTCATTTATGGTGaaaatctgttttatttattaCAAGGTTTGTTGACTGCCATCTTACCAGGACCTGATCATGGCAGCTTTCAAGcagaataataattaaaatacaaattaaaacacaTCAAACTTAAGTCATTCAACAATTAAAAGCTTCATAAAACAACGGTGTCTTCAGTGCCTTTCCACAACAGTTATAATCTGTAGCTGCCATAGAGCTACAGGAAGTTATTCCAGAAGACAGGGTGACCTTAGAAAAGGCATGCTTCCTTGTACACTGAAACCGAGCGACCTTAAATGCTGGTATAGACAGACAACACTTGTAATCTGTAGCTGCCTTAGACCTACAGGAAGACTATTCCAGAAGGATGAGGCAACCTGAGAATAGGCACTTCCTTGTACACTGCAACCAAGAGGCCTTTGCTGCTGGTATAGACAACAGTCATTGGTCCAGTGAATATAAAAGCTGCTCGGTTGAAGTAggaccaaacattttttttaaatatttcaatgcAGAGCCATATAGGGCTCGATGAACCAAGGTCAAAATTTTGAATTTTACCCGCTATTCTctcggtagccaatgtaagttaaATAAAATTGGCGTAATATATTCTCGCAATGAGCAATGTGTAATCACGCGAGCAGCAGCATTTAATAACAATTGCAACAAACACAAATAACACTTTGGAAGCCCAATGTAcatggcgttgcagtagtctaaaacTGACAGCACAAAGGAATGCATCAGGGATTTAAAATCATTCTCATCTAATAAAAGCCTGAGACGACATAAtctgagcaatttaaaaaaatctatttgcACAACCTTACGTAATTGTGATTCTAAGGTAAATTCCTTATCTAGGAGGATACCAAGATCACGAACAACCTGAATTGGACCAAAATCGACCGCTTCAATCCGGACAGTAAACGAATGAGATGTCCACATCTCTAGTAACTGGCAGTATCTCAGTCTTagctatattcaaatataaaaCATTCTGCTTAAGCATAGATTTATCAATTCTAGAGCAGAGAAAATAAACTCAATACAACTGGAAGAAAAATCACTTACAGACAAGAcaagctgaatatcatcagtatACACCCTGAAGAAAATAGGCTGGTCTTCTGACATCTTACacaaaaggtttaaataaatattagacaAAATGGAATCTTTTGCAAAGGTaactgatggcagataaagatcaaaatggacCATCGAATCTGCCCAGCAGATGTTTAGAGTTGTCACTACAAGCtataagaatgtaagaaattgccatactaggtcagcccagcatctgtttccaacggaagccaatccaggctacaagcaaTTTGCAAGTACCCAAATTATCAGCTGTCAGGATTCTGTGCAGACCGCCACTCCTTGTAAAGCTGCTGCTACCTTGTGCCACCACAGAGAGTCACCTGTTTCAGTGCAGCAGATTTTCCTGTTCTGGTGCAAAGGGGAAACAGCTTGTTCTGTACCACCAGACCTTATCAAGTTGGGAAGTAATTTTGAGATATTCACATCTAAGTTTATTgcataaatatataacatatgtaAAGTGCAGGGTAACATATATGTAAGTAGTTCGACCTGGCAGAGTGTGTGTGCTATTTT from the Rhinatrema bivittatum chromosome 14, aRhiBiv1.1, whole genome shotgun sequence genome contains:
- the LOC115075669 gene encoding testis-expressed protein 47-like, whose product is MTVPAPYSVGKRDSLLHSAPSFNRINVLQAQEDSWRGQHRKCVLHRLFYVANVSPELADKRDVTVYYERLFYNFPKSHLGESFTGLLLLYQSCILHILESSSDNLYFILKDLAQMRTRGPNSLLQDIKILVISHNISARLFSQWSFRIINVPMLYLEDTTHEQSLETVLSECLTLLLRMAVYFAKMPKMGRQGPGENLHAIIPDLLVREDVIQYLCKAQDLMTPTQFLQAFNSPLHVTDASANVWPVPGHLFW